In one window of Brachyhypopomus gauderio isolate BG-103 chromosome 16, BGAUD_0.2, whole genome shotgun sequence DNA:
- the rhbdd1 gene encoding rhomboid-related protein 4 isoform X1 produces the protein MMRNRQRGSNLGLLLLASQVFQLGLDNIPPVTLATLGVNVFLFLFPAKPLLQTCVSVQQAYWRGDWYRLLLSPFHHADDWHLYFNMVSLLWKGVKLERRLGSPWFAYLLSVFSLLTGLVYLLLEAGLSELTEDPSYSMQCAVGFSGVLFGLKVVNNYYNPGVVTYIMGLPVANRYACWVELILIHIMNPGTSFVGHLAGILVGLLYTSGPLKTLMKTCAGFITSNGNFGRPSTYHNSSGYSGYGTPYPPNNPPYDGQGIYGSYSSSAPYGERYHTNGPSAPPQHPYAAGLSEEEQYDAAIRASLQDRGGSTRSRPAYGFNVNSDPTIEEMRQIRLQRFDR, from the exons ATG ATGCGTAACAGGCAGCGTGGCTCTAATCTTGGCCTGCTCTTGCTGGCCTCTCAGGTGTTCCAGTTGGGCCTCGACAACATCCCTCCCGTTACCTTAGCAACGCTGGGTGTCAATGTCTTCCTTTTCCTGTTTCCTGCCAAGCCCCTCCTACAG acatgtgtgagtgtgcagcaGGCCTACTGGCGTGGGGACTGGTATCGCCTCCTCCTCTCACCGTTCCACCACGCTGATGACTGGCACCTCTACTTCAACATGGTGTCCCTTCTGTGGAAGGGCGTCAAACTGGAGCGCCGGCTCGGCAGCCCCTGGTTCGCCTACCTGCTGTCCGTCTTCTCCTTGCTCACAGGATTGGTCTACCTACTCCTGGAGGCGGGACTCTCAGAGCTGACCGAGGATCCGTCTTATAGCATGCAGTGTGCTGTAGGGTTCTCAG GTGTTCTCTTTGGGCTGAAAGTTGTGAATAATTACTATAACCCTGGTGTAGTTACATACATCATGGGATTGCCTGTAGCCAATCGCTATGCCTGCTGGGTGGAGCTGATCCTGATACACATTATGAACCCTGG GACGTCATTCGTTGGGCACCTTGCTGGTATCTTAGTGGGGCTTCTCTACACGTCTGGGCCCCTCAAGACACTTATGAAgacatgtgcag GTTTTATAACATCTAATGGAAACTTTGGCAGGCCATCCACGTACCATAACTCTTCGG GTTATAGTGGATATGGAACGCCATACCCTCCGAACAATCCGCCCTATGACGGACAGGGCATATATGGCTCCTACAGCTCTAGCGCCCCCTATGGGGAGCGCTATCACACAAACGGGCCCTCTGCCCCCCCTCAGCACCCCTACGCAGCCGGCCTATCAGAAGAGGAGCAGTACGACGCAGCTATTAGGGCCAGCCTACAAGACCGAG GAGGCTCCACTCGAAGCAGACCTGCATATGGGTTTAATGTGAACTCTGACCCCACCATAGAAGAAATGCGGCAAATACGACTTCAGAGATTTGACAGATGA
- the rhbdd1 gene encoding rhomboid-related protein 4 isoform X2 yields the protein MRNRQRGSNLGLLLLASQVFQLGLDNIPPVTLATLGVNVFLFLFPAKPLLQTCVSVQQAYWRGDWYRLLLSPFHHADDWHLYFNMVSLLWKGVKLERRLGSPWFAYLLSVFSLLTGLVYLLLEAGLSELTEDPSYSMQCAVGFSGVLFGLKVVNNYYNPGVVTYIMGLPVANRYACWVELILIHIMNPGTSFVGHLAGILVGLLYTSGPLKTLMKTCAGFITSNGNFGRPSTYHNSSGYSGYGTPYPPNNPPYDGQGIYGSYSSSAPYGERYHTNGPSAPPQHPYAAGLSEEEQYDAAIRASLQDRGGSTRSRPAYGFNVNSDPTIEEMRQIRLQRFDR from the exons ATGCGTAACAGGCAGCGTGGCTCTAATCTTGGCCTGCTCTTGCTGGCCTCTCAGGTGTTCCAGTTGGGCCTCGACAACATCCCTCCCGTTACCTTAGCAACGCTGGGTGTCAATGTCTTCCTTTTCCTGTTTCCTGCCAAGCCCCTCCTACAG acatgtgtgagtgtgcagcaGGCCTACTGGCGTGGGGACTGGTATCGCCTCCTCCTCTCACCGTTCCACCACGCTGATGACTGGCACCTCTACTTCAACATGGTGTCCCTTCTGTGGAAGGGCGTCAAACTGGAGCGCCGGCTCGGCAGCCCCTGGTTCGCCTACCTGCTGTCCGTCTTCTCCTTGCTCACAGGATTGGTCTACCTACTCCTGGAGGCGGGACTCTCAGAGCTGACCGAGGATCCGTCTTATAGCATGCAGTGTGCTGTAGGGTTCTCAG GTGTTCTCTTTGGGCTGAAAGTTGTGAATAATTACTATAACCCTGGTGTAGTTACATACATCATGGGATTGCCTGTAGCCAATCGCTATGCCTGCTGGGTGGAGCTGATCCTGATACACATTATGAACCCTGG GACGTCATTCGTTGGGCACCTTGCTGGTATCTTAGTGGGGCTTCTCTACACGTCTGGGCCCCTCAAGACACTTATGAAgacatgtgcag GTTTTATAACATCTAATGGAAACTTTGGCAGGCCATCCACGTACCATAACTCTTCGG GTTATAGTGGATATGGAACGCCATACCCTCCGAACAATCCGCCCTATGACGGACAGGGCATATATGGCTCCTACAGCTCTAGCGCCCCCTATGGGGAGCGCTATCACACAAACGGGCCCTCTGCCCCCCCTCAGCACCCCTACGCAGCCGGCCTATCAGAAGAGGAGCAGTACGACGCAGCTATTAGGGCCAGCCTACAAGACCGAG GAGGCTCCACTCGAAGCAGACCTGCATATGGGTTTAATGTGAACTCTGACCCCACCATAGAAGAAATGCGGCAAATACGACTTCAGAGATTTGACAGATGA